The nucleotide window GAAGATTTGACAATTTTTCTCAGAAGATTTGACAATTTTTTCTCATCACCCAAACAGCCAATTCCCTGGAAACTTCCACTTCCACGCCGGAAGTAATGTCGGCCTCCGGCAACGCATCTGACGTAACCTCGAAAAGCTCTCTCTCTCAGACGCTGAACTCCGATACACCGTTTCTTAAAATTAAGCTCTACGTCGTAGTCGTAGTTGCCATATGCATATTATTGGTTTCTATAATAGTATGTGTCTGCATTTTCTGGAAGCGCAAAATGCGCGTGAAGCACAGTTCGAGCCTGATCCCTCTGGTGTCGAAGGAGATCGTGGAGATCAAGGAGGTGGGTCGGACTGATAATTTGGGTAAAGTAGAGGGTAAGATTGGATTTGGTGATTTATTGAAAATGGGGGAGATTGAGGTTATTAAAGGTattgaggaagagaaggagaagaacaaGAGTGGAGAGAGTGATGTTGGCGGTTCAGGCTCCAGCAATGTTTCAATGGCCGATACGCAGAATATCGGGTGGGGTCGGTGGTATAGCTTGAAGGAACTGGAGTTTGCGACACGTGTCTTCGCGGACGAAAATGTGATCGGTGAAGGTGGGTACGGCGTCGTATATAAGGGTTTCTTGCAGGATGGATCGGTGGTGGCTGTCAAGAAGCTTCTTAACAACAAGTGAGTTTGTCCATTGAAATCTGGGCTCTGCTTGTTTGGATTCTTGAGCTGTTTCTGACATTTTCTTACAGGGTATTGATTTCAAGGCAAGATGATCAGTGGTACTGTTCATAGTTTTTAGTTGATTAAGCAAtgtttatttggatttgaagttaattaatatattatcgATCAAGACAAGAAGATAATTAGCATGTTTGTGGGATCCAATGCTTATTTACTATTTTTCTGAATACCATTCGATCTGTGTACTTATTGTGATGTTGACCTGCGTCGGTGGGAAATTTCATTTGCAGAGGACTGGGGAGTCTGGGAAAGGAAAAGTAAATGGTTACTTTGTTCTTTACTTCTTTAGCCCCTTTATTTCTCTTGTCATTTTTTCTTAGGTAAAATTGTTCTCTACTTCTTTAGCTCCTTTACCTGAGTACTTGTGGTAAATTCTTAAATGAAAGTTGATATATGGAATATGGTGCTCATAATCTCATCATATTTGTAGGGGTCAGGCAGAGAAGGAGTTCGAGGTGGAAGTTGAGGCCATTGGAAAAGTAAAGCATAAGAACTTGGTGGGATTAATAGGATGTTGTGCAGATGGTCCTCAGAGGTACTTTCCATGGTCATTTTGATCACATTATATACCTTTTAATGAGTATTGGATATAAGTTTCATTGCATTGGCTCTAACTTGATTCGTTGGCACTTCAACTTACTGTGTAGGATGCTTGTTTATGAATATGTTGACAATGGCAATTTGGAACAGTGGTTGCATGGTGATGTTGGGCCTGTAAGCCCTCTGACCTGGGACATTCGAATGAAGATTGCCGTTGGAACAGCAAAAGGGTACGGAGTTGTGTTCtccatatattttaaaatacagATTGCTTTTGATCTTTGATATTGATACTACAGCATTACTTTGTTAATCTTCAACATCATTTTACTCTTACATGATACAAAGAAAATTGtgagaaaaaaattagaaaagatcACTAAAATATAAATTGTTTCTCTGCTCTAGAATGTTTTACTCATAGAAACACAAGTCCACTCAGGACTGGAATCCTTGTTCTGTATCATTGATTTGAAGCCCCATTTCCAGTAGCATAAGACGAGGTAGAGCTTAGATATTGGCTCAGGCAGCAATATTTTCATTTCTAGATATTGTTTAAGCAGCCATTCTCCTAAAACATATATGACTACTTTGTGAAGTTACTTGACCTAGTTGCATGCTTTTGTATAATCATTTAGCATCATAAACTTCTAGGTCAAAGTGGCATAGTGAGACACTGACTGTCCATTTACATCAAACTCTATCTCAATGATTGAGGTTTCCCTTAGAATACAATGCGATTTGCTATCATCCTTATAGTTGCTGTTCCTAATTATATTATCTCCTAGGCTCTAGAAccatctctcttcttcttcttcttcttctatttaatttttttaggttttaggaTTTGCTATCATCATTATAGTTGCTGTTCCTAATTATACTATCTCATAGCTCATAGGCCTCTAACCATCACTAGAACTATATTTCTGAAAATATCCATTCTCCTGGTAATTAAGTTTTTGTCTTTTCATACTAAACTGTTGAGGATTTGAACATTGTGCAGGCTAGCCTATTTGCATGAAGGGTTAGAGCCCAAAGTCGTACACCGTGATGTGAAATCTAGTAACATTCTTCTTGATAAAAAGTGGAACCCTAAAGTATCTGATTTTGGATTGGCCAAGCTCTTAGGATCTGAGACGAGCTACGTGGCTACACGTGTGATGGGGACATTTGGGTTTGTTCTATCTCATATTTCTTTAATTCGCCTTAAAAgttatagtaaaaaaaaaaagagcatgtTTATGCACAATGAACATGCACGTTTACTCCACTAGTTTTTATCTATTGCAGCTATGTTTCTCCTGAGTATGCAAGTACAGGCATGCTTAATGAGGGGAGTGATGTCTATAGTTTTGGAATTCTATTCATGGAGATACTTACAGGAAGGAGCCCGGTTGATTATTCTAGACCACCTGGAGAGGTGAGAATAGGTTTTTTGTATACATCGGCATCCTCCGCTAATCCACCATCATAACATTGTTTCCTTTGGTTGTTTTCAGATGAACTTGGTTGAATGGTTTAAAGGAATGGTGGCAAGTCGTCGTGGAGAAGAGATATTAGATCCCCTAATTGAAGTTCAGCCCTCTCCTAGAGCACTGAAACGGGCCTTGCTAGTCTGTCTCCGTTGTATAGATTTGGATGCCAATAAGCGGCCAAAGATGGGGCAGATTGTTCATATGCTCGAGGCAGATGAATTTCCTTTCCGTCCTGTAAGCCCTGCTTCCAAATTTACTGCTTTACATATTCATATCATTCACAATAGTAGTCTTAAAGTCATTTTATCTTAGTGATGCAATTTCCGGCTAATATCTTGCACCATTTTAATCTGTATGGTTAAGCCAACTTTTCATATTCAAACTCTGGACATCCTTACCACTGTAGTGAGAGCAGTTTTGTTAAAAGTTTGACCTAAGCCGTAGTTTTCTGAGACATGCAATATAGTGTACACGATGATGCACTACCCAAAAAATAGTGGTTTCGCCACGTGTTATGGTTGCATAATATACTATGCAAATATGTTGGGGGATGTCACCAAGTAAATGGTGCTAACTCAAGATTTTAAACGGAGTTTGCTTGGTGATATTTATATAGAACTTAGCAAATTTCATTCTTTTGCCATTTATCAGGTTATGCATATGTAAAATTCTCATCATAGCGAGGAAACTCAACCGTGAATCATAAATCAGAATGCAATTAACAGTTGTGTGATTTTGGTAATCTAGGAAAGAAATTGTGCTATTATGCTAGCGGTCCACAGCTGATGAATATAGTTGTAAATGATCGGAATCACAGTTTTTTGTCATGCGCCTAGTCTAATGTcaacatatgctttcttttcctaCTCCTCCATGATTGGTTTTCTAGGTCTGATCAGCTTTGTTCACCTCATTTACTGTTCTTTTTCTCCTGTAACTATCTCTATTAATTCTGATTTTTCATTCCTGTAGGAAATACGGGTGTCTCGAGAGAAAGATACTCTTCCTCCACAAGGTGTTTCAAACAAAGTTCCACACCCAATCACGCATGGGACAGGTAGCAATCTGGAGAGGTCGAGGCGGAGATAGTTGTTTAGATATCAGTAGTACCTAAAGGTCAGACTATTTTGTAGCATAACCTTCACACTTGCATAAAGGAAGAAATTATAGGCCTTGAATGTGCATATTATTTCATCTATATTTTTGGTTTTGTCATTATATATTTGGTCAGCATTCTTAAAATTTGGCATGTAAATATATACTCCATTGTTATCTTAATACGTTATACGTCGCAGTTTTTCAGTCATCTTGCTTAAACAATAAGATTTTTTTGCTATTATGATTATGGAAGCTTGAGCAATAACAGGTTTGATGCAGCCAACAAGTCTGAACTGCACAACAAATGCTTCTTCTTGTTCCACTCCCTTATTATATTTCTACATGAATCATGAATGATAAGTTGGTGACACATATAGGCTGGCTCCGATTCACATTTCCTGTAAGCTCAGATCTATTCCCCCCTTCCTTTTGGGTTTAAACCCAATCTTTGGCCACCAGAAAGTTGACTTGCACGtccccacttttttttttgggtaacgtGAAACTCACCCAGTTGTTTACTGGACAATTGATTGGCAAACTCTGAGTTTGGGTCACATGAAAGCCTCGCAGGCCGCAACTCCTAAGGACCAGTTGAGATTTGGGCCGAGATGACACTTGCACACACTAGACTAAGTAAGGGCTCAACGACTCATCTCGTGTCATGATAAAAACACTCATGTGACTTTAACTCGCGTCTGGTGCTTGCGCTAAGAGCTACCATGATCAACTTCATCATCTCAATCAATGATTCCCATTGTTACGTCCCCACTTGTTGCTTATGGGGAAtgttatacttttttttatagGACGTTGAATCTTGGCTCCATTGTTAGGTCAACTCCATATCTGAGCAGACACAACAAAGCTACCATCCTTGTGGATTCAGGGAAGTCATTGCTTAGTGCCTTCCTCAATAAGAAATGGCTTTGCTTGGAGGAGCAGATATGTTTCGTCAGTTACTCCCATGATGATAATCTGTCATGCTCTCAATAGTCAGGTCAGGAGTCCGAGCCTCCAATTCCCCTACTTCAGTCATTATTATTGTTAGTTGATTTGGGGTAATTTATCATGTTTTTAGGTGTTCATTAGAAAATTATGCAAACTAAATGCTGACATGCTAACCGAATCCGAAGAAGCTAGTGACATTATTGTAGTTTATAAGTTTGAATCTAACTCTGAAAAAGATAAATGTCTCTGTAATTGGGATTCCACTGATCccagttgctgaggtgtatggaCGAAAATTAAAGTGCATGTtcatacacctcaacaacttGGATCACTAGGACGTCTAGCACTATTGCACCCGAAAATGACCTTTTAAGGATGAAATCGTATGGGCTTTAGGCTCAGAGCGGACAATATTCATTCGAATTGTTCTAGTCTCACATCGTTGTGTGAAAGTGAAttgtgtggtttataagataAACCTTAACCTCAAAAAACTTTATTGGGATAAAAACGTGCAAGCCTTGATCCAAAACAATCAATACGTCAAATACTCAAATGGATTGGATTGAGGCAAATTTTAACACTCATTGCCCTAATCCTTACTGATAAGTAATTTCCTTTTAAAGGACTAATTTAACATGTTAATTCCATTAATCCTCATTTTATCTTCACCAAGATGATCtaatttaacctttttttttggtaaataagATGCTCTAATTAACTAACTacattcacaaatcacaagtGTCTCTCAAACACAAGAGCCGCCAAGATTCCCTCTCTATGCGCCACGTGTACTCTTAGACTCGTATCATCGCTCACCACAACCGCGCTAATCAATTCTCATCTTTCACTTTCGgcgaaaagaacaaaagaaattcCAGATAGAGAAGAACAAATCTCAGATGTGAAAACTGTTATATAGCCAACCACACATACACAAAGCGAGCACCAGATCCGCTTCATCTTCATTGTGTGATTTCTGAGAGTTTGAGCCATGGAAGAGAAGCTGATACAGAGACTGGAGTCGGCAGTGACGCGGCTCGAAGCGCTTTCGACGGGATTTCGACCGGGAGGTTCCGGGGAAATTGTTGACGATGCTGCGACGGATCCGGCTATTGTGGCGTTCGATGATATGATGAGGCAGTATTTTGGTACGGTTTCTAGTGCTGCCGAGAAGATTGGGGGGCAGGTGCTCGAGGTCACGAAGGTTGTCGAACAAGCTTTTGGTGTTCAAAGGGAGCTTCTCATCAAGGTGAAGCAAACTAAGGTGCGTGAATTTTTCTATTGCTGGAAGCTTAGGGTTTTGTTCTGAGAGAAGCTTTATTGCCAATTGAGCTTCATTCACATTTCCCTTGGATTAGACGATGGAAGTTATTACACCAATTGCAAGTTTGCAACTTTAAATAGAGTTAGATTTGAAATTTATAGAATGTTATAATGTGCATAATTGCTGTGAAATTTTTGGGGTTGTAATTTGATTGAGGTAGTATTGCAACTGTAATCTTTCTGTTCCATCGTTTTGGTTATTGACATAATGCGGATAATGGTTTCTATTGCCTACATTTGCATCTGATTCCGAGTGTTCCATTTCAaaaactactgttcatattaaaaattttcagttaAAATGTACCTTGAGGATAATAAGTAATAACTCTTTGAAGAAATGTTCTAAGCTAGACCAGAATCAGAATGGTCATCTCTAATGAAACATAAAATGTAAATGATATGAGAAATTACTTTATTGGGATACTTCGAATAAACTACAGTACTCTTGAAGTTCTTAGTAAAGACCAGAACACGTATCATTCAAACAACTGTGActccattccaaaaaaaaaaaaaacatacggGACACATTCATGCTAAAGCACCAGCATATTGAGACAAATGCTGGTAGGGACTAAAAACAAAGATCTGTTTGTATTGTCACTGtttacttataaatttatatttcttaGTCATTTTAATATGTGAAATGTAATTATTTGATACTAAAACGGAGTTATTCTCTTGGCTCAGAAACCTGACCTTGCAGGGTTGGCTGAGTTTCTTAAGCCATTGAATGAAGTGATAACGAAAGCTACTGCAATGACTGAAGGCAGACGATCTGATTTTTTCAACCACTTGAAAGCTGCTGCTGATAGCCTCACAGCATTGGCTTGGATTGCTTTTACAGGAAAAGATTGCGGTAACAGCAATGCAATATTCTTTTATTTGCTGGTGGCAAATTTTGCTTATTATTCTTTCcactctttcatttttttaatctttcttttcataTGCAAGGTATGAGCATGCCTATTGCTCATGTGGAAGAAAGTTGGCAAATGGCTGAGTTTTACAGTAACAAGGTACTTATGTTATTTGTCACAAGCCACATTTGCTATTTTGTGTCCACATTATGAACTCAATTGAGCGGTGgcaggaagggaaaaaaaaaggaaggaaaaggcATGTAAAACTTGATATGCATGGTCACTTACAATTGTCACTTGGAAACAATACAAGGATGTTAATAATCAAAAGTCTACAGCTATCGATCAAAACTGCACCTTAAGCCATTTACTTGACAACTTGTACTGCGTTGTTATTGTGTTATCAATTGAATTAGAGGgaacataaaataaattatgaagTGAAGGCATTTAGGAGTTCATTTAATCAGCCATATCACCAGAGAGGCTACTAATATAATGAAACTTTACATCAACTTTGATTTTCCAATATTAGATGGTCCTTTTGCATCAGTTATTTAAATGGCCTTAATATTGCACTGAGTGCATCTTGTTCTCAGATGTCGATTTACAATTTTTCAGTGACTTCACTGTGGACTGAGCTTGTTTGGTTGTTGATTTACATTGATTTTTAGATCCTTGTGGAGTATAAAAGCAAAGACACAAATCATGTTGAGTGGGCAAAAGCTCTGAAAGAGCTATATTTACCTGGATTAAGGGACTATGTGAAGGGTCATCATCCTTTAGGGCCAGTTTGGAATCCTGCTGGCAAAACAGCAACTTCTGCTCCACCAAAAGCTTCTACACCAAAGGCCCCTGGCCCTCCACCTCCCCCACGAGCTTCACTATTCAGTTCTGAGGCTTCTCAGCCTTCATCATCGGGACCAAAGAAAGGGATGGCTGCTGTTTTCCAAGAAATTAATTCGGGGAAGCCTGTGACATCAGGTAAGTTTCCTTTTTCTGGTTTCCTATGTTTTGTAGGGTATATTGGCAACTGTGGGTTGACTTTCTTGCTTCCTAGGTCTTAAAAAGGTCACAGATGATATGAAGACGAAAAATCGGGCAGATAGAAGTGGCCATGTTGGTAACGGTGAGAAAGAGAGTCGAACTAGTTCATCCTCTTTCTCGAAAACTGGACCTCCTAAGTTAGAGCTTCAAATGGGTCGTAAGTGAGTATTTATGATGCTCATGTAATGATTTACTTTTTGTGTAAGGTATTGATTCAGTATGTGATCTGCGCGATGACTATGTTTTGCATCCTCTTTCAGGTGGGTGGTTGAAAATCAAATTGGAAAAAAGAACCTAGTCATCGATGACTGCGACGCAAAACAGTCAGTTTATATTTATGGGTGCAAGGATTCTGTTTTGCAGATTCAGGGTAATGCCTATTATCTTACGAGCCCAATTGTTATAGAATTTGCCTAAATTCATTGATCTTTCAATATTGTACCATAACTAGGTTTTTTTCCTCGGAacaatatttttcttatttaataTCATTTGAACCATTTACAGGGAAAGTCAACAACATAACGATTGACAAATGCACTAAGATGGGAGTTGTGTTTACGgttagttttaaaataaaaataagtatGCAACCTTTTTGTTCTATAATTAGACATCAAGGATTATAGGCTCATTTTATTCTTTGGACATTGACTAACAGGATGTCGTTGCTGCATGTGAAATTGTAAATTGCAATGCTGTTGAGGTGCAATGTCAGGTAAgttacatttttctttctttgttgttttttcccCCCCAAAATATTGATAGTTGAAATCTTTGTTGATCATATGATGTCAAGTGAAATCCAAGTTCTCCGAGTTTGACTGAGAATATGATTAAGTTTCAGTTATGGAAGGATTATAATGAGAGAAATTTTTGCTTTATTGTTCTGTTCTATTATAGGGCTCAGCTCCCACAATATCAGTGGACAACACAACTGGTTGCCAGTTATATTTAAGCAAGGATTCTTTGGGGGCATCTATTACAACTGCTAAGTCAAGTGAAATCAATGTAATGACACCAGGTGCCAAGCCTGATGGTGATTGGGTATGTTTCTCAGTTtctgtatttctttttttctctgatATCTTGGATGTATACTTTGTTCTCTTGTCTGCTTTGTTTTCCATTACGTGATTGTGGAGAGGTGATGTGATGGTTCATGTTTTTTTGTCCTTAGATAGCAGTTTAATTGACATATTGCTTCTTGTGTGATCCCTTTTGTAGTAATGCTTACAATTTTTAAGTGTTTTCTAgatattttttttgcttctgtTTCTTTTGTCTTCCCCATAAACAGTGATTTTTGAGCATATGGTTTATTTTCAAGGGCTCTTGGTCTGGCCTAGGAACTTACACTCAGATGTTTATGAAATCAAAAACTAATTTTGTTTTAGGCTGATTTTTCTGGAACTATGCTGGAAGATAatgtaaaaaattgaaaaaaaggagaagaaagagggGCAATAATTATCGGCCTCAATATCATGTTAATAGCCACTTATGTGGCAGCATTGCATGCAT belongs to Tripterygium wilfordii isolate XIE 37 chromosome 2, ASM1340144v1, whole genome shotgun sequence and includes:
- the LOC120015358 gene encoding probable receptor-like serine/threonine-protein kinase At4g34500; protein product: MSASGNASDVTSKSSLSQTLNSDTPFLKIKLYVVVVVAICILLVSIIVCVCIFWKRKMRVKHSSSLIPLVSKEIVEIKEVGRTDNLGKVEGKIGFGDLLKMGEIEVIKGIEEEKEKNKSGESDVGGSGSSNVSMADTQNIGWGRWYSLKELEFATRVFADENVIGEGGYGVVYKGFLQDGSVVAVKKLLNNKGQAEKEFEVEVEAIGKVKHKNLVGLIGCCADGPQRMLVYEYVDNGNLEQWLHGDVGPVSPLTWDIRMKIAVGTAKGLAYLHEGLEPKVVHRDVKSSNILLDKKWNPKVSDFGLAKLLGSETSYVATRVMGTFGYVSPEYASTGMLNEGSDVYSFGILFMEILTGRSPVDYSRPPGEMNLVEWFKGMVASRRGEEILDPLIEVQPSPRALKRALLVCLRCIDLDANKRPKMGQIVHMLEADEFPFRPEIRVSREKDTLPPQGVSNKVPHPITHGTGSNLERSRRR
- the LOC119980438 gene encoding cyclase-associated protein 1-like, encoding MEEKLIQRLESAVTRLEALSTGFRPGGSGEIVDDAATDPAIVAFDDMMRQYFGTVSSAAEKIGGQVLEVTKVVEQAFGVQRELLIKVKQTKKPDLAGLAEFLKPLNEVITKATAMTEGRRSDFFNHLKAAADSLTALAWIAFTGKDCGMSMPIAHVEESWQMAEFYSNKILVEYKSKDTNHVEWAKALKELYLPGLRDYVKGHHPLGPVWNPAGKTATSAPPKASTPKAPGPPPPPRASLFSSEASQPSSSGPKKGMAAVFQEINSGKPVTSGLKKVTDDMKTKNRADRSGHVGNGEKESRTSSSSFSKTGPPKLELQMGRKWVVENQIGKKNLVIDDCDAKQSVYIYGCKDSVLQIQGKVNNITIDKCTKMGVVFTDVVAACEIVNCNAVEVQCQGSAPTISVDNTTGCQLYLSKDSLGASITTAKSSEINVMTPGAKPDGDWGEHALPQQYIHIFEDGHFETTPVSHSGG